The following is a genomic window from Antechinus flavipes isolate AdamAnt ecotype Samford, QLD, Australia chromosome 3, AdamAnt_v2, whole genome shotgun sequence.
agtgtgattgtgtgtgagtgtgattgtgtgagtgtgtgtatgtatatgaatgtgattgtgtgtgagtgtggtgtgagtgtgattgtgtgtgtgtatgaatgtgattgtgtgtgagtgtgagtgtgattgtgtgtgtgaatgtgagtgtgtgtgtatgaatgtgattgtgtgtgagtgtgattgtgtgtgtggtgtgagtgtgattgtgtgtgtgagtgtgtgtgtgtatgtatatgaatgtgattgtgtgtgagtgcgtgtgtgaatgtgattgtgtgtgtgaatgtgattgtgtgtgtggtgtgggtgtgattgtgtgtgtgaatgtgattgtgtgtgagtgtggtgtgagtgtgattgtgtgtgaatgtgtgtgtatgaatgtgattgtgtgtgagtgtggtgTGAGTGTGATTGTGGGTGTGAATGTGattgtgagtgtgaatgtgattgtgtgtgtgaatttgtgtgtatgaatgtgattgtgtgtgagtgtgattgtgtgtgtatgtatatgaatgtgattgtgtgtgagtgtgattgtgtgtgtgtatgtatatgaatgtgattgtgtgtgagtgtggtgtgagtgtgattgtgtgtgtatgtatatgaatgtgattgtgtgtgtgtgattgtgtgtgtgtatgtatatgaatgtgattgtgtgtgagtgtggtgtgagtgtgattgtgtgtgtgaatgtgattgtgtgtgtggtgtgagtgtgattgtgtgtgaatgtgtgtgtatgaatgtgattgtgtgtgagtgtgattgtgtgtgtgtatgtatatgaatgtgagtgtgtatgagtgtgagtgtgtatgtgtatgaatgtgagtgtgtgtgtgtatgactgtgtgtgtgtaagagagagatgGGCAGTCTGGCAAGTCCACAGACCCTTTCTGAGAAtcaagtttttaaataattgaaggcaCTAAATTTCAATCAGAGattaggaaaaatagaaatatcttttttttcccattccggTTCATGGATTCCCTGAAATGTATCTACGAGCCTTGAGGAGGAAATCTTGCTCTGGCCGGTCCCTTTCCTTGGCGTGAAGTCCAAAGGAAAAAGGGACTTCTAGATCACACAGGAAGCTTAAGCTCCCCCAAACCAAGGGCAGAAGCAGGAGGGTCCCGAGGAGCCTTTCTGTGCAAGGCCTCCCTCATCTGGTCCTCCCCCACCTTGATTTTGCAGAGAGGGAGGCTGGACCAGAAACGGACCGGAAGGCTCGGGGACCCACAGCCGGCGCCACTGGTACGTTGAGCCTGGTCTTCGCTTTCCAGAGCCGAAGAGGGGTCCTAGGCAGCCAGTCAGGGGTGGGGCGCAGGCCCCCAGACTCTGAGGCTGGCCTCTCTCGGAGGCCTTACAGCTGTCCGGGGGACCCTGGAGGGGCCCAGAGAGAGCCCGGCCCGGGGCAGAGGGGGGCAGAGCGGGCACCCAGCGCTCACCTGAGAGGATGAAGAAGATGCCGGACACGAAAGCTAGTATGGTCCTCTGAGGGCGGATGTGGCCAATGTTGCTGATGACGAAAGCCGTGAAGACCAGGAAAAGACTCACCATGGGGAACGGGGTGGCGGTGCGGACAGTCTCTAGGGGAACAGGGGGGAGGGGCGAGGGTGAGCCTGGGAGCCTGCCAGCCCAAGCCCCGCCCCTCGGCCCACAAgcccctcccccgcccctccACAAAGCCTCCCCCCCTCACTCAGGATGTTCTCGGTGTTCTCGGTCACCAGGTTAATCTCGGGCTCGAGGAAATATTCCGAGGCCACGCAGCGACCCTTTTCCCGGCCTGCGGGGAGAGAGCGATCGGTCAAACTCGGCCAGTGCGATGGGCGCCCCTCGGAGCTCTCGGGGCCGCGGGCAAAGGCCAGGGGAGGAGCTGCTTCGAGGAAGGCTCCGCGGGCACgggcgggggagggggcgggggagaaCTGGGGCAGGGGGCACGAGAGAGGCCGAGGCCACAAACGGAGCAGGGAACACCCTAGtgaggggcagggggaggggagccGGAGAAGGGCGCCGACGATCCAGGGATGAGGGCAACGTCCCCAAAGGCCTGGGGATGGGGGGGCGAGTCGCCAGAAGGGGAGGGTCTCCAGGGTCCCCGAGAAGCGCGGACTGGGGGAAGGTCCAGTCAGGTTCCggagggggaggggctggggctGACAGCGGCCCCACCCCCACCCGGATCCCTGAGGGGCAGGGCGCGGGGTCCCCGAGGGGGCGGGCCCGGAGCTGGGGGAGGGCGGCCGGGGTCCGGCTACCTGCAAAGAAGCAGACCCTCCAGAGGCCAGCGTGCAGCGCCATCTTGACCTCGGTGCTCTGATTCTGGGGCAACACCGTGCCCTCCTCCATGTAGAGCCAGTAGTCGGTGCTGACCGCGATGCCAACCAGGAGGAGGCCGCAGGCGCCGAACACGCTGCTCAGCAAGGTCAGCGCGCGGCTGCTGCACGAGCTCATGGCGGCGGCGGCCGCGGGCGGGAGGCGCGCGGGGCCTGCGGAGAGACAGGCGGCCGGGCGGACGGAGAGGCGGGAGCGCGGGGATGCGGGGCTGGAGAGCGCCCAGGCGGGCGGCCTGCTCTCCCGCGCTCTCCCGAGCCCCGGAGGCCCTCCCCACCTGCCCGGGCGGCCGCCACCCGACCCCGGCCCCGACCGCATCCCGGTGTCCCCCGCAGCGGGCTCCAAGCCTTCCCTCCCGGGAGCTGGAGCTCGCGGGCTCGCTCCCGGCCTCGGAGCCGCCGTCCCCGTACCCCCTAGGATGCAGGCATCCCGGCTCCGAGGCCTCTCCCCCGGCCGGTCCCGGGTGAATAGGAGCCAGGTGTCCACCCCCGCCCCCTCCACTCTTCCCCCTCTGGGCCCTCGAGATCCCCGCCTGCCTCGTGCCTCGGAATTCGGTGGGCCCGGTTCAGCCCCCCAGCCGCATCCCCTCCGGGATCCAGCGCCTCAACCCCTTACTCATTCCAGGGTTCCCGACTAATGGACCCGGGCGTCCGTCCCTCCCAGCTCCTTCCTGTCGGGACTTGGAATGTCCACTTGCCTCCCGAAGCCTGGACTCGGGGGTCCCTATGTGCCAGGCTGACGGGCcgcccccctctcccctcccccctctaaATGCTCGGGACCCAAGAGTTCTGCTCCCTCCTCCTGGCCCTCTCTGCCACCTCCCCAGGACCCAGGCGTTCCAGGATCCTGCTTCCCACCTGGAACCCAGGCTTCCCCTCTCCATCCATCAATCAGCTGGACTCTCCTCGGGGACACAAACATCCCAGGCTCCCCAGCCCCGTTAGGGACCCCTGGCCTGGCCGGTCTCACCTCGTTCAACGCTGGGCGGACGCTCGGGGCTCCGGGCTCCGCAGCCGCATGTCCGGCCCCGCGGCCTCCCCGGACCGGCCCCGCCGCTCCCGGCCCCCGGCGTCCCGGCCCCCGCCCCCCTGGGCTTCTTCTTCCTCCTCGGCCTCCGCTCCGGCTCCGGCCCCGGCTCCGGCTTGCTCTCGGGCCCCGGGCCCAGCCTCctccgtccctccctccctccctcactcctcgTCGGACGGAGACGGGAGCAGGGAGCCCAGGTCTCTCATTGGCTGccgaggaggaggggagggaagcagggaggaCGCAGAGGATGGGGatggagagagactgagacactgacacagagacagacagggacagggacaaaGAGACCTAGCCAGAGAGCCGGGAAGAAGGACGCGGAGAGAAACGGGATTCAAAGCGATGCAGGGAGACCGGGAGGTTTGCGGAGGGGCGGAGAGGGGAGGGAGCCAGCCAGGAGCAGTGCGGACAGAGAGGGAGCCACAGCCAGAGCCAGGGTGAGAGAGGGGGGCACGGGTTCCGGGGCCGAGAAGCCGAGAGACAAGAGACGAGAAGGaaatgcagagacagagacactcaCGGGACAGAGATACGGGGAGAGAGGGGCCGAGTCAGACACACGCAGAAACACCGGACAGAGCAGCAAAAAGCAGGCCGAGGGACGGCAGGCCAGGCCTGCAGGGACCGGGGCGGGGGGCGCTGGGTGGACGGAGCCGAGGCCGGGCCGGGTCCTGCAGCCTTCACAGAGCCTGAGTgagcccccccacccccctcccgcCCCAGCGTGATGTCAGCGGGCCGTCGTGCGCTCCCCCCACCCTTCTCTCTTAAAGGCACAGGGGCCGAAGCTGCTCTCACTTGGCCTGGGAAGGGGGATTCCAGAATGACTCCTGAGAGACCCAGGGACTTCTCCACTTGTCCCACCCCTTCGGTGACTTAGGGCTCCTTCCTCAACCTCCCGCCAGACTCCCTCTTGCAGCCCCCTCAATGCTCTAGAAACTAGcccttggggggggggaagggagggggcagGCGCGAAGGGCTTCCTTTTCATTATTGTTACCATTTCAAGAACCCAGGAGATCCCTTCCCTAGCCCCACTTCCTGACGGACTCAGGAGTCTGGGATCCCGCCCCCTTGGGGACCCAGACGTCTCTTTTCCCAAACCCATCCCCTCAGGCACCCAGGcgtcccctcccccagcccagcTTCCTTGGACAATCCAGCCGACATCCCATCTTCAGAGGGATTCAGAGGCTGGACCTCCGCTCCTTGAAGGGGAACCAAGAGCCCCCTCCCGTCTTGCCGAGCCCTAACAGGGCCCCAGTGTCTGCACTGAGCCAAGGGGACTTGGACATTCAGGGGTCGGCTACTGCTCCCccgctccctcccccaccctagGACTACATTTCCCAGCAGCCCCGTGCAggtaaccccccccccccaacatctCCTCCACCAAGGGCTGGTAGGAGACAGGATTAGGGGAGCTGGCCGCAATTGCTTATGGGAAATAGAGTCTGGGTGTAAAGGAGGCGGTTGTGAGGGGGGGGAGGTAACAGTAGCAACGAGTCCGAAAGTGACCCCTCAgaccctccctctgtctctcactcACCCTGAGCCTGAATCTTTGCTTCTCTCTCACCATCTCCGCCtctctctgtcattgtctctgtctctcccggTTGTAGGTGTCTCTCACTGTTTCACCGTCCAAAGCTCagcatgtctctgtctctcattatcCTTCCCATCTCTGAGCTTGTCTCTCCATCTGTCCTTGTCTCAGCCTCTTCCCCTCCACCTCTGTCTTTTGGCTTATTCCTCACTCccagtctccctccctccctcctctctcccgccctcctctttctctccctcattctctctctctctctccctcattctctctctctctctcccctctctcttctctctctgtctctctctcctctctctctctctctctctctctctctctctctctctctctctctctctctctctctctttgtctctctcctctctctgtctctgcgtgtgtctctgtctcctctgtctctctatgtctctgtctctgtttctctctttctgtttctctctccttcctctcttctctctctttctgtctctctctctctctctgtctgtctctctctctctctcctctctctctctgtctctctctctgtctcgctctgtctctctctctctctctgtctctctcctctctcctctctctctgtctccgcgtgtctctgtctcctgtctctctctgtctctgtctctgtctctctctctctctctctttctgtctctctcctctctctctctctctgtctgtgtgtgtgtgtctctctctgtctctctctccctcctctcttctctctctctctcctctctcctctgtgtgtgtgtgtgtgtgtgtgtgtgtctgcctctctgtctcctctctctgtctgtctctctcctctctctttgtgtgtgtgtgtgtgtgtgtgtgtgtgtgtgtgtctctctctctgtctctctctgtgtgtgtctcttctgtgtgtgtgtgtgtgtgtgtgtgtctgcctctctgtctcctctttctgtctgtgtgtgtgtgtgtgtgtgtgtgtgtatgtctttctctgtctctctgtctctctctgtttctctctctctctcccctttctataCCTATTTAGGGTCTGCTAGTTAGAGGGGAGACCTGGAGTCCGGATAACCTTTCCCAGCAGTCACTAAGCCTTCGTTAAGTGTCTGCTGTGAGCCAGTCACCGTGCTCCGTGTTGGAGATGCAGCAGAAGGTGATACAGCCTctgcccacaaggagcttacaatttaatggggaaacTAACTTGAGACCCAGAAAGCGTCCAAAGCCTGAAGCCCACCCTCCGTGTGGCCGCCAGTGGTTTTCCTCTATAACCCACAGGTCTCACCCTGCCCCAGTCCTGCTCCCAGGATCCCCCCGTTGCCGCTAAGGAGCAAACATCAGTGCTCCTGGCTGACATCCGAAAGCCTCGAGCTGCCGTTGCCGCTCTCCCCCTTCCAGAAAAGTTGCCTTGTtcttattttatatgtttgtgtatattctCTTCTCCCATAATAAGCACACCACCTCCCTTTTCTGTGGCACTTAACGTGTCTCCATATATCATGTGATCCTCACCACCCTCCTGggaagcagatgctattattatccccattttgcactTAAGAAAGAGGAGTCTAAGAGTTTGAGTTCATTGTCCCTGGCAGACAGGagtggaactcagatcttctgggcTCCCGATGCTTGAGCCTCCTTGAGGCTAGCTGCCTCCAGAAGAAACGTAAACAGCGGGAGGGCAGGGAGCGTGTAACGTTTACCTCTGGGTGGTAAGCCCCAGATCAGTGCCCGGCTCTTAGGAGAGGTTTGAGAAATGGGCCGCCGCCGGTCCGAGCCCCACCTTCCTTTGGCCTGGAACCGGATCTGCGGCATCCAGGGGTTTTTCTGAGGCCCCAGCGAAAGGGCTCCGtctcaattaatttaattttaacatttaatgtCCTTCCCACTGCCCCTGTTTCTCCCTCGAGCTCTGTCTGTTCCTCCACTGACTCTTCCTTCCACCTCTCCCTAAGTCAGGACCCAAGCAAACACAAGCTTAGCCAGCATCAAACCCCAACTTTATTTCCCAGCCCtgagggatgggggtggggacaGATGGGGGAGCCTGACTGAGAGGCCTCGGGGGCCCAGAAAGCTGGATCCAGGGCTCCATGAAGCTGAGACTTGAATCACACAGGCAGCAGGAAAGGGGTTTGCCAGTGATGGGGGTGGGAAGCTCTAGAATACTAGCTGGCGGAGAACACCAGATGGGGGCGGGGGGGACCGGGCAGATCTGGATGCTGGGCCCCGGCTGGGGACCATCTCCGTTCTCCCCTGGGGTCCCAGGTGTGGGGGCGCAGCCTCCCACAGGACTTCAAATTGAAGGTAGGCTCGGGACAAGGGACTAGGAGAGTGGTGGGCCAGGGCTACTAGGCGGGGGTGGGGAACTAGAACATGGGGGTGGGGATTAGAATTAGGAAAGTAGGATAGGATAAGGGAGATTAGAATGAGGGGAGCGGATGCAGGATGCCAGTCccaggtgggggaaggggggagagaaccAACAGATCCGAGAACTCCCCCCGGCCGCACCCGTCCGAGGAGAGGGCGAAGCAGCGGAGCGCTCAAAGGACGGGTACGGGGCTGGCCCCGGCCCCGGGACTGGGCAGCTCGCGGGCATCGGGATGCACAAAGTCAGGGTTGACATAAGTGAAACCCTGAAAATCGGCTTGGTCGATGCTGGCCAGGACCAGGCGATCGGGGGGCGTCAGTGCCGGGGCCGCGCGGGTGAAGAACTTGTCAAAATTCTCACCGCTCCGGCCACACTGGGGGAAAGGACGGTGGGAGATCAGTGGGGCCCCTGCTCCTCTCCCAAGGGCCTTCCCGGGTCCTGGAGAGCCCACAGGCCGCACACGCACAACACACAGTACACACAGACCACGCAGAACACTGGACACATGGTACACACAGACCACATA
Proteins encoded in this region:
- the CACNG7 gene encoding voltage-dependent calcium channel gamma-7 subunit isoform X1, which codes for MRSGPGSGGGRPGRWGGPPGLGRARESRPPAWALSSPASPRSRLSVRPAACLSAGPARLPPAAAAAMSSCSSRALTLLSSVFGACGLLLVGIAVSTDYWLYMEEGTVLPQNQSTEVKMALHAGLWRVCFFAGREKGRCVASEYFLEPEINLVTENTENILKTVRTATPFPMVSLFLVFTAFVISNIGHIRPQRTILAFVSGIFFILSGLSLVVGLVLYISSINDEVMNRPSGSEQYFHYRYGWSFAFAASSFLLKEGAGVMSVYLFTKRYAEEEMYRPHPAFYRPRLSDCSDYSGQFLQPEAWRRGRSPSDISSDVSIQMTQNYPPAIKYPDHMHISTSPC
- the CACNG7 gene encoding voltage-dependent calcium channel gamma-7 subunit isoform X2, with the protein product MSSCSSRALTLLSSVFGACGLLLVGIAVSTDYWLYMEEGTVLPQNQSTEVKMALHAGLWRVCFFAGREKGRCVASEYFLEPEINLVTENTENILKTVRTATPFPMVSLFLVFTAFVISNIGHIRPQRTILAFVSGIFFILSGLSLVVGLVLYISSINDEVMNRPSGSEQYFHYRYGWSFAFAASSFLLKEGAGVMSVYLFTKRYAEEEMYRPHPAFYRPRLSDCSDYSGQFLQPEAWRRGRSPSDISSDVSIQMTQNYPPAIKYPDHMHISTSPC